A single Aspergillus chevalieri M1 DNA, chromosome 3, nearly complete sequence DNA region contains:
- a CDS encoding uncharacterized protein (COG:G;~EggNog:ENOG410PKMR;~InterPro:IPR004104,IPR000683,IPR036291;~PFAM:PF02894,PF01408;~SMCOG1079:oxidoreductase;~antiSMASH:Cluster_3.1;~go_function: GO:0016491 - oxidoreductase activity [Evidence IEA]), with amino-acid sequence MSKLQVAIAGLGRMGARHALHFNNLTPRAQVIAVSSPKPEELEWAKQNLEGARTYLDYDEMLRSEPSLQAVVVASATSVHAEQAIKAINKGLHVLCEKPLSTRVEESQAVVDAYRTSQKTNPSQKVVCGFSRRFDSSYRDAFDKMKSGLIGRPSVFRSQTCDKLDPSGFFVEYAQFSGGIFVDCSIHDIDLALWFFGEDSVVKSVTAIGITAVSPELRKYNDRDNALGIVEFYDGRIAQLFCSRMMAAGQEDSTEITGTAGKLAVNTQPASNLVNIYEPSGIRREIPPHYYGRFREAFITEANEFTASCLDDTPPPMRLEGAVAAVRIGCALQESLITGKKIEFDEKGERIVQAKL; translated from the exons ATGTCCAAGCTTCAAGTCGCAATCGCAGGCCTCGGCCGTATGGGTGCCCGCCACGCCCTGCATTTCAATAATCTCACCCCTCGCGCCCAGGTCATTGCGGTCTCGTCTCCCAAGCCGGAAGAACTCGAATGGGCCAAGCAGAACCTTGAGGGCGCCCGGACCTACCTCGACTACGATGAGATGCTGCGCTCTGAGCCATCGCTGCAGGCGGTCGTTGTCGCATCGGCCACTAGTGTTCATGCTGAGCAGGCGATCAAAGCTATTAACAAGGGCTTGCACGTTCTTTGTGAGAAGCCATTGAGTACCAGAGTGGAGGAG AGCCAAGCCGTAGTCGACGCTTACCGCACCTCGCAAAAGACCAACCCCTCGCAAAAGGTCGTCTGCGGGTTCAGTCGCCGCTTCGATTCCTCCTACCGCGATGCATTCGATAAGATGAAGTCCGGTCTTATCGGTCGCCCGAGCGTCTTCCGTTCACAGACATGCGACAAACTCGATCCCAGCGGATTCTTCGTTGAATACGCGCAATTCTCTGGTGGTATCTTCGTCGACTGCTCGATCCATGATATTGACCTGGCGTTGTGGTTCTTTGGCGAGGACTCGGTTGTCAAGTCTGTTACTGCGATTGGTATCACGGCTGTGTCGCCGGAGCTGCGCAAGTACAATGACCGGGATAATGCGCTGGGAATCGTCGAGTTCTATGATGGCCGTATTGCCCAATTGTTCTGCAGTCGGATGATGGCCGCTGGTCAAGAAGACT CCACCGAAATCACCGGTACTGCTGGTAAGCTCGCCGTCAACACCCAACCAGCCTCGAACCTCGTCAACATCTATGAGCCTAGCGGTATCCGTCGTGAAATTCCTCCTCACTATTACGGCCGCTTCCGGGAGGCATTCATCACCGAAGCCAACGAGTTCACCGCAAGCTGCTTGGACGACACGCCACCGCCGATGCGCTTGGAGGGAGCCGTGGCTGCTGTGCGGATTGGGTGTGCGTTGCAGGAGAGCTTGATTACGGGGAAGAAGATTGAGTTTGACGAGAAAGGCGAACGTATTGTTCAGGCGAAGCTTtag
- a CDS encoding uncharacterized protein (COG:S;~EggNog:ENOG410PN8G;~antiSMASH:Cluster_3.1) has product MANVWLNQDEHHDNDIIDSPADNDGSPITPEIDTQHPCHSFSREQRNPTHAEPDPSPSVDHGRLTAILLRYFTEEVAARFDLCDPERHFTQLVPSRARACAPLRHAILTTAARHLIRLQRHRNTAGVVEWQGHALPDLTEAVALAYHTACITDLLALSMDPDQIHNDNLLAAAIILRTDEEMDAPLRENPEDQEVFLRMLNVFISAQVPHDAALPHSSSPSSSCSSDPPNGLRQAAFWVALRQEVFTSFIKQRPLSFPLSYCDAFRTMSPATDAVWADRLIIFCADVLEYCYGSQDVAPAAQSASPHRWHELVDYQDRLHACLPASFDPLYVRPPDPDGGQVFPEIWHLDPCHVTGTTHSELSRLLLLVFDPTRPRLGPGSAAQHRATIDNVRAIVLRLCGMALSNRQSAPTFIEALMGITTCGEYFELPKEQQAILGVLEVMRLEHAFPTQRVEDRLMVAWR; this is encoded by the coding sequence ATGGCCAATGTCTGGCTCAATCAGGACGAGCATCACGACAACGACATCATTGATAGTCCTGCGGATAATGACGGGTCCCCGATTACCCCGGAAATTGACACTCAACACCCGTGTCATTCTTTCTCACGCGAACAAAGAAATCCGACTCATGCAGAGCCCGATCCCAGTCCAAGTGTTGATCACGGCCGTCTGACGGCCATCCTGTTGCGGTACTTCACCGAAGAGGTGGCGGCCCGGTTTGATCTATGTGATCCGGAGCGCCATTTTACCCAATTGGTGCCTAGCCGTGCGCGAGCCTGTGCGCCGCTCCGTCATGCAATTCTAACCACGGCTGCCCGCCATTTGATTCGGCTGCAGCGTCATCGCAATACAGCCGGTGTGGTCGAATGGCAGGGCCATGCATTGCCCGACCTCACAGAGGCCGTCGCCTTGGCGTATCATACGGCCTGCATTACAGACTTGTTAGCTCTTAGCATGGATCCGGACCAGATTCACAATGATAACCTGTTGGCGGCCGCCATTATCTTACGGACCGACGAGGAAATGGACGCTCCGTTACGGGAGAACCCGGAGGATCAGGAGGTGTTTTTGCGCATGTTGAATGTGTTTATCTCGGCCCAAGTGCCTCATGATGCTGCGCTTCCTCATAGTAGTAGTCCCAGTAGTAGTTGTTCGTCAGACCCTCCTAATGGCCTGCGACAAGCGGCATTTTGGGTGGCTTTGCGACAGGAGGTTTTCACATCCTTTATAAAGCAACGCCCCCTCTCCTTCCCCCTGTCTTATTGCGATGCGTTTCGGACAATGTCTCCCGCAACGGACGCCGTCTGGGCCGACCGGCTGATTATCTTCTGTGCCGATGTGCTCGAATACTGCTACGGCAGTCAGGATGTTGCACCTGCAGCGCAGTCGGCATCTCCCCATCGGTGGCACGAACTAGTTGATTACCAGGACCGACTGCATGCCTGTCTCCCGGCCTCATTTGATCCTCTCTACGTCCGTCCTCCAGATCCGGATGGCGGACAGGTCTTTCCGGAGATCTGGCATCTCGATCCTTGTCATGTCACTGGTACGACTCACAGCGAACTCTCCCGGTTGTTATTGTTGGTTTTTGATCCAACGCGACCGCGACTTGGGCCAGGGTCTGCTGCTCAGCATCGCGCGACCATAGACAACGTGCGAGCTATTGTCCTGCGACTGTGTGGAATGGCGCTGAGCAATAGGCAGTCCGCGCCGACTttcattgaggctttgatggGAATCACGACTTGTGGGGAGTATTTTGAGCTGCCAAAAGAGCAGCAGGCGATTCTAGGAGTGTTGGAAGTGATGCGTTTGGAGCATGCATTTCCGACTCAGCGTGTGGAGGATCGATTAATGGTTGCATGGCGAtga
- the ITR2_1 gene encoding myo-inositol transporter (COG:F,P;~EggNog:ENOG410PG6B;~InterPro:IPR005829,IPR005828,IPR003663,IPR036259, IPR020846;~PFAM:PF00083,PF07690;~SMCOG1169:sugar transport protein;~TransMembrane:12 (i39-69o85-105i112-135o141-160i172-194o200-221i288-308o328-348i357-379o399-424i436-455o467-485i);~antiSMASH:Cluster_3.1;~go_component: GO:0016020 - membrane [Evidence IEA];~go_component: GO:0016021 - integral component of membrane [Evidence IEA];~go_function: GO:0022857 - transmembrane transporter activity [Evidence IEA];~go_process: GO:0055085 - transmembrane transport [Evidence IEA]), with amino-acid sequence MDDIKAKNASADHIESIEAGETKKGTSDLNELNDIPVGWFVWVVAITASIAGLLFGYDTGVISAVLVYIGTDLDGKILNESEKEMITSLCSAGAFFGAICAGLAADKSGRKLAIYIGSALFTIGAVLQAASYSIAQMTVGRFVVGLGVGSAAMVVPLYVAELAPAKARGQLIGLNNISITLGQVIAYALGAAFASVPAGWRYMVGLGGVPSILLLIVLPWLPESPRHLVYREKHGEARNVLHKIYGKATEEQIDLVHASIVDACDEARRNNENESRWSKIKQLHGDPANLRALFSACGLMVISQISGFNTLMYYSSTLFDMVGFSDPAAVGLVVAGPNLVMTGVNMILVDRMGRRRLLLCTAWGMCASLIAVAVSFHFIPVNQQTLEVPDYAHMSPPTIAVLIFVLLFVISYGLSVGNTAWMSADFFPLEVRSMGTMWMTCSNWVSNVIVSSSFLSMMKTMTPAGTFGFYAGICGVGWFWILFFYPEVSGLPLEEIRAVFERGYGRGMRTRR; translated from the exons ATGGACGATATCAAAGCAAAAAACGCTTCCGCCGACCATATCGAATCCATTGAGGCCGGCGAGACCAAGAAAGGCACCTCCGATCTCAACGAGCTCAATGACATCCCGGTTGGCTGGTTTGTCTGGGTCGTGGCCATCACGGCCTCAATTGCTGGTCTGTTGTTTGGCTATGATACCGGTGTCATTTCGGCCGTGTTGGTCTATATCGGGACCGACTTGGACGGCAAGATATTGAACGAGAGCGAGAAGGAGATGATTACTTCGTTATGCTCTGCTGGGGCATTTTTTGGTGCTATTTGTGCCGGTCTTGCAGCAGACAAG TCCGGCCGGAAACTTGCCATTTATATCGGATCTGCTCTGTTCACCATTGGCGCCGTTCTTCAAGCCGCTTCCTATTCCATCGCGCAGATGACCGTCGGCCGTTTCGTCGTTGGACTTGGTGTCGGGTCTGCTGCCATGGTCGTCCCTTTGTACGTGGCTGAACTGGCACCGGCCAAGGCTAGAGGACAGCTGATCGGTCTGAACAACATCTCTATCACGCTCGGTCAGGTCATCGCCTATGCCCTGGGTGCAGCATTTGCATCAGTGCCGGCCGGTTGGCGATACATGGTTGGATTGGGTGGCGTGCCGTCCATTCTGTTGCTAATAGTCCTACCATGGCTTCCTGAATCGCCTCGTCATTTGGTCTATCGCGAAAAACACGGCGAAGCGCGCAATGTCTTGCACAAGATCTACGGCAAAGCGACAGAAGAACAAATCGACTTGGTGCACGCATCAATTGTGGATGCCTGTGACGAAGCCCGCCGGAACAACGAGAACGAGAGTCGTTGGAGCAAGATTAAGCAGTTGCACGGGGACCCGGCTAATTTGCGAGCCCTCTTCAGCGCCTGCGGCCTTATGGTTATTTCGCAGATCTCCGGGTTCAACACTCTGATGTACTACTCGTCCACTCTGTTCGACATGGTCGGATTCAGCGACCCGGCTGCTGTCGGATTGGTCGTCGCCGGCCCGAACCTGGTCATGACGGGTGTCAACATGATCCTTGTCGACCGCATGGGCCGGCGCAGGTTGCTGCTTTGCACCGCCTGGGGTATGTGCGCCAGCTTGATCGCGGTCGCAGTGTCATTCCACTTCATCCCGGTCAACCAGCAGACGCTCGAAGTACCGGACTATGCGCACATGTCGCCCCCAACCATCGCGGTCCTCATATTTGTGCTGCTCTTCGTCATCTCGTACGGTTTGTCGGTCGGCAACACGGCCTGGATGAGCGCCGATTTCTTCCCGCTGGAAGTGCGATCGATGGGAACGATGTGGATGACCTGCTCCAACTGGGTATCCAACGTGATCGTGTCCAGCTCGTTCCTGTCCATGATGAAGACCATGACCCCGGCTGGTACGTTCGGATTCTACGCGGGGATCTGCGGTGTCGGCTGGTTCTGGATTCTATTCTTCTATCCAGAAGTGTCCGGATTGCCACTGGAGGAGATTCGTGCGGTGTTTGAGCGTGGCTATGGCCGGGGTATGCGTACTAGACGTTGA
- a CDS encoding uncharacterized protein (COG:G;~EggNog:ENOG410PFKH;~InterPro:IPR005829,IPR005828,IPR020846,IPR036259, IPR003663;~SMCOG1169:sugar transport protein;~TransMembrane:5 (o17-37i73-92o98-115i127-148o168-186i);~antiSMASH:Cluster_3.1;~go_component: GO:0016020 - membrane [Evidence IEA];~go_component: GO:0016021 - integral component of membrane [Evidence IEA];~go_function: GO:0022857 - transmembrane transporter activity [Evidence IEA];~go_process: GO:0055085 - transmembrane transport [Evidence IEA]): MTLLSVVEDRPTPPQVYNWRIFVLAAIASSASCMIGYDSSFIGQTVELTSFRDEFHFEDWSNAKQDLVTANIVSLYQAGAFFGALFAYPIGFYLGRKWGLLITGIVFVLGSGLMMGANGDRGLGLMYAGRVLAGIGVGAGSNLTPIYISELSPPAIRGRLVGIYELGWQVGGLVGFWINVCFLWHFGVNERILTEIVWGLGNPPRKPQTMAYSLRRPAYSFWIPFDRFLLHPRVTPMAVRPWSSRRSRQEPLLGSSTFRRRCLHC; encoded by the coding sequence ATGACACTTCTCTCGGTGGTCGAGGACCGCCCTACTCCCCCGCAAGTCTACAACTGGCGGATTTTTGTCTTGGCTGCCATCGCTTCGTCGGCCTCATGCATGATCGGTTATGACAGCTCGTTTATCGGACAGACTGTGGAATTGACTTCTTTCCGCGATGAATTTCACTTCGAAGACTGGTCCAATGCTAAACAGGACCTCGTCACAGCAAATATCGTTTCGCTATACCAGGCCGGCGCTTTCTTCGGTGCGCTCTTTGCTTACCCCATCGGTTTCTACCTAGGTCGGAAATGGGGCCTCTTGATCACTGGTATTGTCTTTGTTCTGGGTTCCGGTTTGATGATGGGTGCCAATGGTGACCGTGGCTTGGGGTTGATGTATGCCGGTCGCGTCCTTGCTGGAATAGGCGTGGGTGCCGGATCGAATTTGACGCCGATCTATATCTCGGAATTGTCGCCACCGGCTATTCGTGGTCGTCTGGTCGGCATCTATGAACTAGGATGGCAGGTGGGAGGCTTGGTTGGATTCTGGATCAACGTATGCTTCCTCTGGCATTTTGGAGTAAATGAACGCATACTGACTGAAATAGTTTGGGGTCTCGGAAACCCTCCCCGAAAGCCACAAACAATGGCTTATTCCCTTCGCCGTCCAGCTTATTCCTTCTGGATTCCTTTTGATCGGTTCCTTCTTCATCCGCGAGTCACCCCGATGGCTGTTCGGCCGTGGTCGTCGCGAAGAAGCCGTCAAGAACCTCTGCTGGGTTCGTCAACTTTCCGCAGACGATGTTTACATTGTTGA
- a CDS encoding uncharacterized protein (COG:G;~EggNog:ENOG410PVSJ;~InterPro:IPR005829,IPR005828,IPR020846,IPR036259, IPR003663;~SECRETED:SignalP(1-18);~SMCOG1169:sugar transport protein;~TransMembrane:5 (n4-13c18/19o42-63i70-90o110-132i144-164o176-195i);~antiSMASH:Cluster_3.1;~go_component: GO:0016020 - membrane [Evidence IEA];~go_component: GO:0016021 - integral component of membrane [Evidence IEA];~go_function: GO:0022857 - transmembrane transporter activity [Evidence IEA];~go_process: GO:0055085 - transmembrane transport [Evidence IEA]) has product MWRLFLGFMLFFWQNGSGINAINYYSPKIFESIGIRGRENQLLSGVFGVVKTVVTIVWLLFLIDNLGRRKLLIAGAIAGSVCLWVIGAYIKIVDPENNPKSELDSAGTMAIVFFYLYTASYIPSWNGTPWVLNSEMFDPNMRSLAQAVASASNWLWNFLISRFTPQMLSTMQYGTYFFFASLMILSAFYVFFLIPETKGVPLERMDRLFEAKPVWRAHGRILQQLQEDEAEFRREIEDSKLCDDKSKEEFVEKA; this is encoded by the coding sequence ATGTGGCGGTTATTCCTCGGTTTCATGCTTTTCTTCTGGCAGAACGGCTCCGGAATTAATGCCATCAACTACTACAGTCCCAAGATCTTCGAAAGTATCGGCATCCGGGGCAGAGAGAACCAACTTCTGAGCGGAGTCTTTGGAGTGGTCAAGACCGTGGTTACCATtgtttggttgttgttccTGATCGACAACTTAGGAAGGCGGAAGCTTCTTATTGCCGGCGCAATCGCGGGATCGGTGTGCTTGTGGGTCATCGGCGCGTATATCAAAATTGTCGACCCGGAGAACAACCCTAAGTCAGAACTCGACAGCGCCGGCACCATGGCAATCGTTTTCTTCTATCTCTATACCGCGTCCTACATTCCAAGCTGGAATGGAACGCCTTGGGTATTGAATTCGGAAATGTTTGATCCAAATATGCGTTCTCTGGCTCAAGCCGTGGCCTCCGCGAGCAACTGGTTATGGAATTTCCTCATTTCGCGCTTCACCCCGCAGATGCTGAGCACAATGCAATACGGCACGTACTTCTTCTTTGCTAGTCTGATGATTCTTTCTGCCTTCTATGTTTTCTTCCTCATTCCGGAGACGAAGGGTGTGCCGCTCGAGCGTATGGACCGCTTGTTCGAGGCCAAACCGGTCTGGCGCGCACATGGCCGGATCTTACAGCAACTGCAGGAGGACGAGGCTGAGTTCCGACGGGAGATTGAGGACTCCAAGCTGTGTGATGACAAGTCGAAAGAAGAATTTGTCGAGAAGGCATGA